One window of the Camelus ferus isolate YT-003-E chromosome 12, BCGSAC_Cfer_1.0, whole genome shotgun sequence genome contains the following:
- the AQP6 gene encoding aquaporin-6, with the protein MESGRCSLARMLVCRLWTTVSKALFAEFLATGLYVFFGVGSGLRWPLGIPSVLQIAITFNLATAMVVQVTWKASGAHVNPAVTLAFLVGSQISLPRAVAYVAAQLAGATAGAALLYGVTPGEARETLGVNVVRNSVSTSQAVAVELVLTLQLVLCVFASTDSRQTSASPATIIGASVAVGHLIGIYFTGCSMNPARSFGPAIIVGKFAVHWIFWVGPLTGAVLASLIYNFILFPDTKTLAQRLAILTGTAEVEKVEGVEPQKKESQSSSGDTEMESVCQVA; encoded by the exons ATGGAGTCAGGCAGGTGCAGCCTGGCCAGGATGCTGGTGTGCCGGCTCTGGACCACCGTCAGCAAGGCCCTGTTTGCTGAGTTCCTGGCCACAGGgctgtatgtgttctttggtgTGGGCTCAGGTCTGAGGTGGCCCTTGGGGATTCCCTCTGTGCTGCAGATTGCCATCACCTTCAACCTGGCCACAGCCATGGTCGTGCAGGTCACCTGGAAGGCCAGTGGAGCCCATGTCAACCCTGCTGTGACGCTGGCCTTCCTCGTGGGCTCCCAGATCTCTCTGCCCCGCGCTGTGGCCTATGTGGCTGCTCAGCTGGCGGGGGCCACGGCGGGGGCTGCTCTGCTTTATGGAGTCACGCCTGGGGAAGCCCGAGAGACCCTTGGGGTCAACGTG GTCCGGAACAGCGTCTCAACCAGCCAGGCGGTGGCAGTGGAGCTGGTTCTGACCCTGCAGCTTGTGCTCTGTGTCTTCGCTTCCACCGACAGCCGTCAGACCTCAGCATCCCCAGCCACCATAATTGGGGCCTCTGTGGCGGTGGGCCACCTCATTGGG ATCTACTTCACCGGCTGCTCCATGAACCCAGCCCGCTCCTTTGGCCCTGCCATCATCGTTGGGAAGTTCGCAGTCCACTGG ATCTTCTGGGTGGGACCCCTGACGGGGGCTGTCCTGGCTTCGCTGATCTACAACTTTATCCTGTTCCCTGACACCAAGACCCTGGCCCAGCGACTGGCCATCCTCACAGGCACTGCAGAGGTGGAGAAGGTGGAAGGGGTGGAACCCCAAAAGAAAGAATCCCAGTCCAGCTCAGGGGACACGGAAATGGAGAGTGTATGTCAGGTGGCATAG